One Aneurinibacillus migulanus genomic region harbors:
- the leuB gene encoding 3-isopropylmalate dehydrogenase — MSQSFTITVLPGDGIGPEVIEQAVNVMKVVEELEGVSFSFEYARLGGCAIDEDGTPLPQDTLEKARRSDAVLLGAVGGPKWDNNPAHLRPETGLLGIRKELGLYANLRPAFMLDCMVGVSALREEVVQGVDLMVIRELTGGLYFGEKRRYETENGEVASDELIYHEYEIERIVRRAFEVARLRSKKLTSVDKANVLESSRLWRKVVDRIAPEYPDVELRHQLVDSCAMELIRWPKQFDTVVTENMFGDILSDEASMLTGSIGMLPSASLADGNFGLYEPVHGSAPDIAGKGIANPTATILSAAMMLRYSFGLEKAANAIEQAVHNVLNSGVRTGDIASNKEEAVGTKEMADKIIAAMREAYVQA; from the coding sequence ATGAGTCAAAGCTTTACTATCACCGTTCTGCCAGGAGACGGCATCGGGCCGGAGGTTATCGAGCAGGCGGTCAATGTAATGAAAGTGGTCGAAGAACTTGAAGGGGTTAGTTTTTCGTTTGAATATGCGCGTCTGGGCGGATGTGCCATCGATGAAGATGGCACACCGCTACCGCAGGATACTCTAGAGAAAGCACGGCGCTCTGATGCTGTGCTGCTGGGTGCTGTTGGAGGACCGAAGTGGGATAATAATCCGGCTCACCTTCGTCCGGAAACAGGACTGCTTGGCATCCGCAAGGAGCTTGGCCTATATGCCAATCTTCGTCCGGCGTTCATGTTGGATTGCATGGTCGGTGTGTCGGCATTAAGAGAAGAAGTTGTACAGGGCGTCGATCTTATGGTTATCCGCGAGCTGACGGGTGGTCTGTATTTCGGTGAGAAGAGACGTTATGAGACCGAGAATGGAGAAGTCGCTTCCGACGAATTAATTTATCATGAATACGAGATTGAGCGGATTGTGCGCCGTGCGTTCGAAGTAGCGCGTTTGCGCAGCAAGAAGCTGACCTCGGTAGATAAAGCGAATGTATTGGAATCGTCACGCTTGTGGCGTAAAGTGGTCGATCGGATTGCTCCTGAATATCCGGATGTAGAATTGCGTCACCAGTTAGTCGACTCTTGCGCAATGGAGCTTATCCGTTGGCCGAAGCAGTTCGACACCGTTGTAACGGAGAATATGTTCGGGGATATTTTGAGTGATGAGGCATCTATGCTGACAGGCTCGATCGGTATGCTTCCATCTGCATCGCTAGCGGACGGCAATTTTGGTTTATATGAGCCTGTGCATGGCTCGGCACCAGATATCGCAGGTAAAGGCATTGCCAATCCGACTGCGACCATCTTATCGGCTGCTATGATGCTCAGATACTCATTTGGACTCGAAAAAGCAGCGAATGCGATTGAGCAAGCGGTGCATAATGTGCTAAATTCCGGTGTACGTACCGGAGATATCGCCTCCAATAAAGAGGAGGCAGTTGGAACAAAAGAAATGGCAGATAAAATCATTGCTGCTATGCGTGAAGCTTACGTACAGGCGTAA
- a CDS encoding sigma-w pathway protein ysdB, with product MLRFLMLLIIIAFIVWWFQYIFNPKRKLLTAHEKKQTFFLDDSDNVRRNLLLTYKGVLFEGEKYLGNTEDRFTVTKISIWPRQPNRLKGLTRDDFFEITEIIQASYPDAEIEWGTPVREFLQHE from the coding sequence ATGCTGCGTTTTCTGATGCTCTTAATCATTATCGCCTTCATTGTATGGTGGTTTCAATATATCTTCAATCCGAAACGAAAGCTTCTGACAGCGCATGAGAAGAAGCAGACATTTTTTCTCGATGACAGCGACAATGTACGCCGTAATCTTCTGCTTACATACAAAGGGGTCTTGTTCGAAGGCGAGAAATATCTAGGAAATACAGAGGATCGATTTACTGTAACCAAGATTTCGATTTGGCCACGTCAACCGAATCGACTAAAAGGCCTTACCCGTGACGATTTCTTCGAAATAACAGAAATTATTCAGGCAAGCTATCCCGATGCAGAAATTGAATGGGGAACGCCAGTAAGGGAATTTTTGCAACATGAATGA
- a CDS encoding B12-binding domain-containing radical SAM protein — MNVLVTTLNAKYIHTSLALRYLKAFCQDDFKVELTEYTIKDPAMNVVSDLFQRKPDVIGFSCYIWNIEETIQIISMLKKVMPEVKVVLGGPEVSYDVEYWMNRLSDIDFIVVGEGEETFHHLLKEIEGEQKYHFVYGVAYRKNGETIINPPRPKLDLNRIPSPFYFKEDMQSLGNRVTYFETSRGCPFSCQFCLSSIEVGVRYFDIERTKRDLLHLIESGAKLIKFVDRTFNIKRDYALEIFQFLIDNHQGCVFQFEITADIMRPEVLDYLAEYAPPGIFRFEIGVQSTNDATNDIVKRRQNFTKLARTVTKVKESGKIDQHLDLIAGLPEEDYMSFRKTFNDVFALRPEELQLGFLKMLRGTGMRISAEKYEYKYMDHAPYEILENGVLPFSDIVRIKRVEDVLEKYWNAHRMDHTLLYLMKHEFASAFDFFQEFGDFWEAGGWSRIGHQLEDLFTRLHLFLRQRGTERLPIIEALMKYDYFMNYKYKPRKVWWSYEIEKAEQSRLLKVLAQQPEIAGEKFAALGLDEKQLHKHTMLEILPIDLASYVTTGDMKREDTLLLVYYNPEESDRPNAYFIPLSALQRVSA, encoded by the coding sequence ATGAATGTACTTGTAACGACGTTAAACGCGAAATATATCCATACCTCACTGGCGTTGCGCTATTTGAAAGCATTCTGTCAAGATGATTTCAAGGTGGAGCTTACAGAATACACCATCAAAGATCCAGCTATGAATGTAGTGTCTGATCTGTTCCAGCGCAAACCAGATGTCATTGGCTTCTCTTGTTATATCTGGAATATCGAAGAAACAATCCAGATTATCTCCATGTTGAAAAAGGTAATGCCTGAGGTCAAGGTTGTACTCGGCGGGCCTGAAGTTTCGTATGATGTAGAATATTGGATGAATCGTCTATCCGATATTGACTTTATTGTAGTTGGTGAAGGAGAAGAGACATTTCATCATCTTTTGAAAGAAATTGAGGGCGAACAGAAATATCATTTTGTCTATGGGGTCGCATACCGGAAGAACGGAGAGACGATTATCAACCCACCGCGTCCTAAGCTAGATTTGAATCGGATTCCTTCTCCTTTCTACTTTAAAGAAGATATGCAAAGCCTCGGCAATCGGGTGACATACTTCGAAACAAGCCGTGGCTGTCCCTTCTCTTGCCAGTTTTGTCTCTCAAGTATCGAAGTAGGTGTAAGGTACTTTGATATTGAACGTACGAAGCGGGATTTGCTTCATTTGATTGAAAGCGGAGCGAAGCTCATCAAGTTTGTCGACCGTACGTTCAACATTAAACGTGATTATGCTTTGGAGATTTTTCAGTTTCTAATCGACAACCATCAAGGTTGCGTATTTCAATTTGAGATTACAGCAGATATTATGCGTCCCGAGGTGCTTGATTACTTGGCGGAATATGCACCGCCGGGCATCTTCCGCTTTGAAATCGGCGTACAGTCCACCAATGATGCAACAAACGATATTGTAAAGCGAAGACAGAATTTTACTAAGTTGGCCCGGACGGTTACAAAAGTTAAGGAGAGCGGTAAAATCGATCAGCATCTTGATTTGATTGCGGGCTTGCCGGAAGAAGACTACATGTCGTTTCGCAAGACGTTTAACGACGTGTTTGCGCTGCGTCCTGAAGAATTACAACTTGGTTTTCTGAAGATGCTGCGTGGTACGGGCATGCGTATTAGCGCAGAGAAATACGAATATAAATACATGGACCACGCACCATATGAAATCCTGGAGAATGGTGTGTTACCATTCAGTGATATCGTCCGGATTAAGCGAGTGGAAGATGTGCTGGAGAAATATTGGAACGCTCACCGTATGGACCATACGTTGTTGTATCTAATGAAACATGAATTCGCATCAGCCTTCGACTTTTTCCAGGAGTTCGGCGACTTCTGGGAAGCTGGGGGATGGTCCCGTATTGGGCATCAGCTTGAGGATTTATTTACACGGTTGCATTTGTTTCTAAGACAAAGGGGCACAGAGCGTCTGCCAATTATCGAAGCCTTGATGAAATATGATTATTTCATGAACTATAAATACAAACCGCGCAAAGTATGGTGGTCATATGAAATCGAGAAGGCGGAGCAGTCCCGTTTGCTAAAAGTACTGGCACAACAGCCGGAAATCGCCGGGGAAAAATTTGCGGCGCTCGGATTGGACGAGAAGCAGTTGCACAAGCATACAATGCTGGAAATCCTTCCAATCGATCTGGCGTCATACGTGACAACGGGAGATATGAAGCGAGAAGACACGTTGTTGCTCGTCTATTATAATCCGGAGGAGAGCGACAGGCCGAACGCTTATTTTATTCCATTGTCAGCGTTACAGCGAGTTTCTGCATAA
- a CDS encoding DUF378 domain-containing protein, translating to MNTLLRIALVLVIIGAINWGLVGFFQFDLVAAIFGGQDAILSRIVYALVGISGLYAITTFFTPEKVKM from the coding sequence ATGAACACGTTACTGCGTATTGCACTCGTTCTGGTGATTATTGGAGCGATCAACTGGGGACTGGTAGGTTTTTTCCAATTCGATTTGGTAGCTGCGATTTTCGGAGGACAAGACGCAATTCTTTCCCGTATCGTATACGCACTGGTAGGTATAAGCGGCCTATATGCCATTACCACTTTCTTCACACCTGAAAAAGTGAAAATGTAA
- a CDS encoding DUF2512 family protein codes for MAKRIFLNFLYKIILFPGGLYLLSVVFPQQIAFGSVQHWLYVSLLLLIIGLVADEIVLGMFGIYRATLQGAVAIGAILYLSGWLFMDSHITILGSILCGIILGILEFIMHRYVRTDQKKRKFRST; via the coding sequence GTGGCAAAGCGTATCTTTCTTAACTTCCTATACAAAATCATTCTATTTCCCGGCGGATTGTACTTGCTATCGGTCGTTTTTCCGCAGCAGATAGCATTCGGTAGTGTTCAGCATTGGCTTTATGTAAGCCTTCTGCTGCTCATTATCGGTCTGGTTGCCGATGAGATCGTACTCGGCATGTTCGGCATTTATCGGGCAACCCTACAGGGAGCAGTAGCCATCGGAGCCATCCTTTATTTATCCGGATGGTTATTTATGGACAGCCATATTACGATTCTGGGCAGCATTTTATGCGGAATTATACTCGGAATTCTTGAATTTATTATGCACCGTTATGTTCGAACCGACCAAAAAAAGCGAAAGTTCCGCTCTACTTAA
- a CDS encoding M42 family metallopeptidase: protein MIVEDKTLQMYKELTETPGVPGHERQVREVMRKYIEPYADEVTTDNLGSLLARKGDKGPKIMVAGHLDEVGFMVTMITDKGFLKFQPLGGWWEQVMLAQRVSIQTRNGVIEGVIGSVPPHILSPEARKKPVEIKDMFIDIGASSKEQAEEYGVRPGDTVVPICPFTVMTNPKIMMAKAWDNRVGIALAIQTLEQLQNVSHPNTVYGVGTVQEEVGLRGAQTSVFAVNPDIAFAVDVGIAGDTPGVKEGDAMSKIGEGPQVLLYDASMVGHPGLRKLVVETAEEMGIPFQYDVMARGGTDAGRMHLNGKGVPSIVIGIATRYIHSHAAILHRDDIDNAVRLITETIKKLDEDTVAKIKRGEY, encoded by the coding sequence ATGATTGTGGAAGATAAAACGCTGCAAATGTACAAAGAACTCACAGAAACGCCCGGTGTACCTGGACATGAACGCCAGGTGCGCGAAGTTATGCGCAAGTACATAGAGCCTTATGCGGATGAAGTAACAACGGACAACTTGGGTAGTTTGTTGGCACGCAAGGGGGATAAAGGACCAAAGATTATGGTGGCGGGCCACCTCGATGAAGTAGGCTTCATGGTAACGATGATTACCGATAAAGGGTTCCTTAAGTTTCAGCCGCTTGGCGGTTGGTGGGAGCAGGTCATGCTGGCACAGCGCGTTTCTATTCAGACCCGGAACGGAGTCATTGAAGGGGTTATCGGTTCTGTTCCGCCGCATATTCTGTCGCCAGAAGCACGTAAGAAGCCGGTCGAGATCAAAGATATGTTTATTGACATCGGTGCTTCCAGCAAGGAGCAAGCGGAAGAGTATGGCGTGCGTCCTGGTGATACGGTCGTTCCAATTTGTCCGTTTACGGTAATGACCAACCCGAAAATTATGATGGCAAAGGCATGGGATAATCGTGTAGGCATTGCTCTGGCCATTCAGACATTAGAACAGTTACAGAATGTAAGTCATCCGAACACAGTGTATGGAGTAGGAACAGTACAGGAAGAAGTAGGTCTTCGCGGAGCACAAACGTCTGTATTTGCGGTTAATCCGGATATTGCCTTCGCGGTGGATGTGGGCATCGCCGGGGATACTCCAGGCGTTAAAGAAGGAGATGCCATGTCCAAAATCGGCGAAGGACCGCAGGTGTTGCTGTATGATGCATCGATGGTCGGCCATCCAGGCTTGCGTAAGCTAGTGGTGGAGACAGCGGAAGAGATGGGGATTCCATTCCAATACGATGTGATGGCACGTGGAGGTACGGACGCGGGACGCATGCATCTGAACGGTAAAGGTGTACCGTCCATTGTTATCGGTATTGCTACCCGTTATATCCATAGCCATGCAGCTATTTTGCACCGCGACGATATAGATAATGCAGTCAGACTTATTACGGAAACCATCAAGAAGCTTGATGAAGATACTGTTGCTAAAATTAAACGCGGCGAATACTAA
- the sspI gene encoding small acid-soluble spore protein SspI has translation MNISNLDLRAAIMHNMHGSSKDDVRHTIVDAITSGEEKTLPGLGVLFEMVWQEADEQEKNKMVDCIHQHVQ, from the coding sequence GTGAACATTTCCAATCTGGATTTACGTGCGGCAATTATGCACAATATGCATGGCTCATCCAAAGATGATGTACGTCATACGATCGTAGATGCGATTACCAGCGGCGAAGAAAAAACCCTCCCCGGTCTGGGCGTATTATTCGAAATGGTCTGGCAGGAAGCTGACGAGCAGGAAAAGAACAAAATGGTAGACTGTATCCATCAGCATGTGCAGTAA
- a CDS encoding potassium channel family protein, whose product MGSQSYAIIGMGRFGASVAQALYSMGYDVMVMDENEERIQDHINIATHAVQADSTDEQALREVGIRNFDVVVVAIGADIQASILTTLILKELGVKMIVAKAQNERHGQVLYKVGADRVVFPERDMGLRVAHNLISPNVLDFVELAEEYSIAEVAASEAMDGKSLTELDVRARFGVNVMAIKSGNSFNIAPSATDTIQEGDILVVIGHNDDLKKFEEES is encoded by the coding sequence ATGGGCAGTCAATCATACGCAATTATCGGCATGGGCCGATTCGGCGCCAGCGTGGCGCAGGCGCTCTATAGCATGGGCTATGATGTCATGGTTATGGACGAGAACGAAGAACGTATCCAAGATCATATTAATATTGCTACGCATGCCGTACAGGCTGACTCGACGGATGAACAGGCGCTGAGAGAGGTAGGAATCCGTAACTTCGATGTCGTCGTCGTAGCGATAGGAGCGGATATTCAAGCCAGCATTCTAACAACGCTTATCTTGAAGGAATTAGGCGTAAAAATGATTGTTGCCAAAGCGCAGAACGAGAGGCATGGCCAGGTACTGTATAAGGTAGGTGCGGACCGCGTCGTATTTCCGGAGCGTGATATGGGATTGCGTGTTGCCCATAATCTTATCTCGCCTAATGTATTGGACTTTGTCGAATTGGCTGAAGAGTATAGTATCGCTGAGGTGGCGGCTTCAGAGGCAATGGACGGTAAGAGTCTGACTGAGCTGGATGTACGTGCCCGTTTCGGAGTCAACGTTATGGCTATTAAGAGTGGCAATTCATTCAATATTGCACCAAGCGCCACGGATACGATTCAAGAGGGCGATATTCTTGTCGTAATTGGACATAATGATGATTTGAAAAAATTTGAGGAAGAGTCCTGA
- a CDS encoding TrmH family RNA methyltransferase — protein sequence MERITSVQNPRIKQWAKLHVRKERESTGCFLLEGMHLVEEACRSDVPLEAILVEEDTVLPEWLKAYQQTHQNMELLWVTRPVLEKVSETKTPQGMLAIAKMRTTLPDALPDDCLLLVLDKLQDPGNVGTLIRTADAAGFDGVVIGEGSADLYNSKTIRSTMGSLFHLPIWRENVVDFIHRVKDEHPGLRVIGTSLKESKAYTDVMYAGSVALVIGNEGSGISDDVLALTDQNVIIPIHGRAESLNAAIAGSVLMYEAIRQRIK from the coding sequence ATGGAAAGGATTACATCTGTACAAAATCCGCGCATAAAGCAGTGGGCTAAACTGCATGTCCGAAAAGAACGTGAAAGCACGGGGTGTTTTCTGTTAGAAGGTATGCATCTTGTAGAGGAAGCGTGTCGGTCAGACGTTCCGCTAGAAGCAATTTTGGTGGAAGAAGATACAGTATTACCTGAATGGCTGAAAGCTTATCAGCAGACGCATCAAAATATGGAGTTGCTCTGGGTAACGCGTCCTGTGCTGGAAAAAGTGTCGGAAACAAAAACGCCTCAGGGCATGCTGGCTATAGCGAAGATGCGCACTACCTTGCCGGATGCGCTCCCGGATGACTGTCTGTTGCTTGTATTAGATAAGCTTCAAGATCCCGGCAATGTCGGCACGCTCATTCGTACGGCAGATGCGGCTGGATTTGATGGCGTAGTCATTGGAGAAGGCAGCGCGGACTTATATAATAGCAAAACCATCCGTTCGACAATGGGTTCGCTCTTTCACCTGCCGATTTGGCGTGAGAATGTTGTCGATTTTATTCATCGGGTGAAAGACGAGCATCCCGGATTGCGTGTGATTGGAACCAGTCTTAAGGAGTCGAAGGCATATACGGACGTTATGTATGCGGGTTCGGTCGCGCTCGTTATCGGAAATGAAGGCAGCGGAATTTCCGATGATGTGCTGGCGCTTACCGATCAGAATGTCATCATTCCGATTCATGGTCGCGCCGAATCGCTGAATGCGGCAATTGCAGGGTCGGTCTTAATGTATGAGGCAATAAGGCAGCGGATAAAATAA
- a CDS encoding DUF2225 domain-containing protein — protein sequence MSRLDTILYDKKFICAHCEHHFTSKKTRLRRSHPFKRDPDFCEHYDDQSENPILYHIVVCPLCGYSFNNQFRKEVPPQLQQLTEEKITANWTQKDYTGIRTIPEAVATYKLAIFAASIRREPHCVMAGLCLRLAWLYRYQKKEPEERRFLTLALGEYEASYQEGDYMRAGMSEIKLIYLIGELHRQLGDYNQALRFFSKVIEHPLKVNEPQMVRAARDQWQNMRQDMKNQQGKANKNQPDVT from the coding sequence ATGAGTCGATTAGATACCATCCTCTATGATAAGAAGTTCATCTGTGCCCATTGCGAACATCACTTTACAAGTAAAAAAACGCGATTGCGCCGAAGCCACCCATTTAAGCGCGATCCTGATTTTTGCGAACATTATGACGATCAATCCGAAAATCCCATCCTCTATCATATTGTCGTCTGTCCCCTCTGTGGCTATTCCTTTAACAATCAATTCCGCAAGGAAGTACCGCCACAGCTTCAGCAACTCACCGAAGAAAAAATCACGGCTAACTGGACACAAAAAGACTATACCGGCATCCGTACGATCCCGGAAGCAGTTGCCACCTATAAATTAGCAATTTTCGCAGCCAGTATTCGCCGGGAGCCGCACTGCGTTATGGCTGGTCTATGCTTGCGCCTTGCCTGGCTGTATCGTTATCAGAAAAAAGAGCCGGAAGAACGCAGATTTCTTACGCTTGCACTGGGTGAATATGAAGCGTCTTACCAGGAAGGGGACTATATGCGTGCTGGCATGTCCGAAATCAAACTGATTTACCTTATCGGCGAGCTACACCGGCAGCTTGGCGACTACAATCAAGCACTTCGCTTCTTTTCTAAAGTCATCGAACATCCGCTAAAAGTAAATGAGCCACAGATGGTTCGTGCAGCCCGCGATCAATGGCAGAACATGCGCCAGGATATGAAGAACCAACAGGGAAAAGCGAATAAAAATCAGCCAGACGTTACATAA
- the pheS gene encoding phenylalanine--tRNA ligase subunit alpha produces the protein MRERLEALKAEALEELEQIGQTAEVQELRVKYLGKKGLLTEILRGMGKLSAEERPVIGQLGNEVRSAIESKLEEKKEAAERAEIEAKLASESIDVTLPGRSVHIGNRHPLTLVTEQIEDIFLGMGFTVAEGPEIETDYYNFETLNLPKNHPARDMQDSFYITEDILLRTHTSPVQVRTMEKMKGEVPVKVICPGRVYRRDNDDATHSHVFNQVEGLMVGENIRMSDLKGVLLNFARQMFGEGTEIRLRPSFFPFTEPSAEVDVSCSMCGGKGCRVCKHTGWLEILGSGMVHPRVLEMAGYDPEKYTGFAFGMGIDRIAMLKYGIDDIRHFYMNDVRFLKQFNRV, from the coding sequence GTGCGCGAAAGATTGGAAGCATTGAAAGCGGAAGCGCTTGAAGAATTGGAGCAAATCGGGCAGACTGCAGAAGTACAGGAGCTGCGCGTAAAATATCTTGGCAAAAAAGGTCTTCTGACCGAAATTCTGCGTGGCATGGGCAAGTTGTCCGCGGAAGAGCGCCCGGTTATCGGACAGCTGGGCAATGAAGTACGTTCAGCAATCGAAAGTAAGCTCGAAGAGAAGAAAGAAGCCGCTGAGCGTGCGGAAATCGAAGCCAAGCTAGCAAGTGAGTCGATCGATGTAACGCTGCCGGGTCGCTCGGTGCATATAGGAAATCGCCATCCGCTTACATTGGTGACAGAACAGATTGAAGATATTTTCTTAGGTATGGGTTTCACGGTGGCGGAAGGACCGGAAATTGAGACAGATTATTATAATTTCGAAACGTTGAATTTGCCAAAGAATCATCCGGCCCGTGATATGCAGGATTCATTCTATATAACGGAAGATATTCTACTTCGTACCCATACGTCACCTGTACAAGTACGTACAATGGAGAAGATGAAAGGGGAAGTGCCGGTAAAAGTTATTTGTCCGGGCCGCGTGTATCGCCGTGATAATGACGATGCCACTCACTCTCATGTTTTTAACCAAGTAGAGGGCTTGATGGTAGGCGAGAATATACGCATGAGCGATTTGAAAGGTGTACTGTTGAATTTTGCCCGTCAAATGTTCGGGGAAGGTACGGAAATTCGTCTGCGCCCAAGCTTTTTCCCATTCACTGAGCCGAGTGCAGAAGTTGACGTATCCTGTAGTATGTGTGGGGGCAAAGGCTGTCGGGTGTGCAAGCATACAGGCTGGCTCGAAATTCTGGGCTCAGGTATGGTGCATCCGCGTGTGTTGGAGATGGCAGGGTATGATCCGGAGAAGTATACAGGATTTGCATTTGGAATGGGGATCGATCGAATTGCCATGTTGAAGTACGGCATTGATGATATCCGACATTTCTACATGAATGATGTGCGTTTCCTAAAGCAGTTTAACCGGGTATAA